A window of the Oscillospiraceae bacterium genome harbors these coding sequences:
- a CDS encoding D-alanyl-D-alanine carboxypeptidase: MKRFISALCALTIMLTSAASAVTLPETTAGYVILVETTSGRILFEHNADEPAYPASLTKIMTVMLALENLDLDQVLTVSNTALQNLSPYGSHARPRLIEYEQLTVRNLLYSAMLVSANEACNVLAEAVAGSVEAFVDMMNARAREIGANNTNFTNAHGLHDIAQVTTARDMYLITMEARRLPMFLQMAYTEIHELPPTNMHDQSRVWVNTNALIRRQHNHRPEAFYAPARGVKTGFTTPAGHCLVSLATLGGLEQLLVVMDAGLTDENVGRHFFESRRLLEWGFSNFERRELVNRGRPIISQEIAAGHNAGDIVLVTQDNFEDVMPNDFDPDDLIFRPVIDQDVGQRNRAGVLIAPVERNDVFGHVEIWDGEELLGTILLIANASVERAAGAYFSMRLSEFWEAYGTWLIVGIIALFALLIFYIIVTILYNKRRRREMTRGAWATDR; the protein is encoded by the coding sequence ATGAAGCGGTTTATTTCCGCGCTATGCGCCTTGACGATAATGCTCACATCTGCGGCATCTGCCGTTACATTGCCCGAAACGACAGCCGGTTATGTCATCTTAGTTGAGACGACAAGCGGGCGTATTCTTTTTGAACACAACGCCGACGAACCTGCCTATCCCGCCAGCTTAACCAAAATTATGACCGTTATGTTGGCATTGGAGAACCTTGATTTAGATCAAGTGCTGACCGTCAGCAATACGGCATTGCAAAATTTAAGTCCTTATGGCAGTCACGCCCGCCCGCGCTTGATAGAGTATGAGCAGCTGACTGTGCGCAATTTACTTTACTCAGCTATGCTCGTATCAGCAAATGAGGCGTGCAACGTTTTAGCGGAAGCTGTGGCAGGCAGTGTGGAGGCATTTGTTGACATGATGAACGCCCGTGCACGCGAAATCGGCGCAAATAACACCAACTTCACTAATGCACATGGTTTACACGATATCGCACAAGTCACAACGGCACGAGATATGTACTTAATCACCATGGAAGCACGGCGTTTGCCTATGTTTTTGCAAATGGCATACACGGAAATCCATGAGCTCCCCCCTACCAACATGCACGACCAATCTCGCGTCTGGGTCAACACCAACGCACTAATCCGGCGGCAGCATAACCACCGTCCCGAAGCATTTTACGCGCCGGCCCGCGGTGTCAAAACAGGTTTCACCACGCCGGCCGGACATTGCTTGGTATCGTTAGCAACATTGGGCGGCTTGGAGCAATTGCTGGTCGTTATGGATGCCGGGCTGACGGACGAAAATGTCGGGCGACATTTCTTTGAGTCTCGACGGCTGCTCGAATGGGGCTTTAGCAATTTCGAACGGCGCGAACTGGTCAATCGCGGCCGGCCAATTATTTCCCAAGAAATCGCGGCCGGACACAATGCTGGCGACATCGTTCTGGTGACGCAAGATAATTTTGAAGATGTTATGCCAAACGACTTTGACCCAGATGATCTAATATTCCGTCCTGTTATTGACCAAGATGTCGGACAGCGAAATCGTGCCGGTGTGCTGATTGCGCCGGTTGAGCGCAATGATGTGTTTGGTCACGTCGAAATATGGGACGGTGAAGAGTTGCTGGGCACGATTCTGCTCATTGCCAATGCCAGCGTTGAACGTGCCGCCGGCGCATATTTCTCCATGAGGCTGTCCGAATTTTGGGAAGCGTATGGCACATGGTTGATTGTAGGCATAATTGCGCTGTTTGCACTGCTGATTTTCTATATCATTGTCACCATTCTGTATAATAAACGGCGGCGGCGCGAAATGACAAGAGGTGCATGGGCCACGGATCGTTGA
- a CDS encoding bifunctional (p)ppGpp synthetase/guanosine-3',5'-bis(diphosphate) 3'-pyrophosphohydrolase produces MDIVNTRFQQLIDSMRAYHAAEADIAMVEKAYALACRAHDGQVRKDGVTPFVSHPLEVALIVLDMQLDAESIAAALLHDVIEDCDYSYNDIKRSFGHSVAGLCEGLTKLSRIKYSTEQEQQMEDLRKMFLAMSKDIRVIIIKIADRLHNMRTLGHLADEKRRATSRETMEIYAPLAHRLGMQKFKLELEDLALMYLDPEGYREISEGLQAYGRNFDELLVDVERKLRERLDDMDIEAKIEGRVKHIYSIYRKMYGQNKQLQEINDLYAIRVIVETVADCYHVLGIIHELYHGIPGHFKDYISMPKPNMYQSLHTTVLGREGIPFEAQIRTWDMHQTAEYGIAAHWKYKSGETSAESVDQKLEWVRRLIEHQSDVDAEDFISSVKVDMFADDVFVFTPKGDVINLPATATVIDFAYAIHSEVGNRMVNARVNGKQVNFESYRLQTGDIVEIVTNKAREGPSRDWLNIVTTNEARSKIKQWFKHMRRDENIATGRERLEDELKRANIPLATVMQNDVIPVILEKLKYRTLDDLYAAVGYGGTSAGRVLNRIRDELIRLKKLGAPEPSLPTPPSSPHASRSQKSNMGVIVEDIGNCQVKFARCCNPIPGDDIIGFTTKGHGVSIHRRDCENVKPDNSGRWLSVHWAAQPSNNYLVPVQVNGRNRDGLVADVASAVNTLKVNFTALKAAATVNDEMIIDIVLQVSSIESLQSVLSQLRRVEGCQDVRRV; encoded by the coding sequence ATGGATATCGTAAACACCCGCTTCCAACAACTCATTGACAGCATGCGCGCTTACCACGCTGCTGAAGCAGATATTGCTATGGTGGAAAAGGCGTATGCCTTGGCTTGCCGCGCCCATGATGGGCAAGTGCGCAAGGACGGCGTTACGCCGTTTGTTTCACATCCACTGGAAGTAGCGCTCATTGTACTTGATATGCAACTTGATGCCGAAAGCATTGCAGCGGCGTTGCTACACGATGTGATTGAAGATTGCGATTACAGTTACAACGATATCAAGCGCAGCTTCGGCCACTCGGTCGCCGGCTTGTGCGAGGGACTGACTAAACTATCACGCATCAAATATTCGACTGAGCAAGAACAGCAAATGGAGGATTTGCGCAAAATGTTCCTTGCGATGAGCAAGGACATCCGCGTCATTATTATTAAAATTGCCGACCGCCTGCACAACATGCGCACATTGGGGCACCTTGCCGACGAGAAGCGGCGGGCGACCTCGCGTGAAACCATGGAGATTTACGCGCCGTTAGCGCATCGGCTTGGCATGCAAAAATTCAAACTTGAACTGGAAGACTTGGCGTTGATGTACTTGGATCCCGAGGGCTATCGTGAAATTTCTGAGGGATTGCAGGCATATGGGCGGAATTTTGATGAACTTTTGGTCGATGTTGAGCGGAAGTTGCGCGAACGGCTTGATGATATGGATATTGAGGCGAAAATCGAGGGGCGCGTCAAGCACATTTATTCAATTTATCGCAAAATGTATGGGCAAAATAAACAATTACAAGAAATCAACGATCTGTACGCCATCCGTGTCATCGTTGAAACTGTCGCCGATTGTTACCATGTGCTGGGCATTATCCATGAACTCTACCACGGCATACCCGGGCATTTTAAGGATTATATCTCCATGCCCAAACCCAATATGTACCAATCGCTGCACACGACGGTACTCGGACGCGAAGGCATTCCGTTTGAAGCACAAATTCGAACATGGGATATGCATCAGACTGCCGAATACGGCATTGCGGCACACTGGAAATATAAGAGCGGCGAAACGAGCGCCGAAAGCGTTGACCAAAAACTCGAGTGGGTGCGGCGACTCATCGAACACCAAAGCGATGTTGATGCTGAGGATTTTATCTCTTCGGTTAAGGTCGATATGTTCGCCGACGATGTCTTTGTATTCACCCCCAAAGGCGACGTTATCAATCTGCCTGCCACGGCAACCGTCATTGACTTTGCGTATGCCATTCACAGTGAGGTGGGCAATCGTATGGTCAACGCCCGCGTCAACGGCAAGCAAGTCAACTTTGAAAGCTATCGTTTGCAGACGGGTGATATTGTCGAGATTGTCACCAACAAGGCACGTGAAGGCCCGTCGCGTGATTGGCTCAATATCGTCACAACCAACGAAGCACGGAGCAAGATTAAGCAATGGTTCAAGCACATGCGGCGCGATGAAAACATCGCCACCGGACGCGAGCGTTTGGAGGATGAATTAAAGCGCGCCAATATTCCGCTGGCAACCGTCATGCAAAACGATGTTATTCCCGTTATCTTGGAAAAGCTAAAGTATCGCACGCTCGACGACTTATATGCTGCGGTAGGGTATGGCGGCACATCGGCAGGGCGCGTGCTCAACCGTATCCGCGATGAATTGATCCGCCTAAAAAAATTGGGTGCGCCCGAGCCTTCACTCCCCACCCCGCCCTCTTCGCCTCATGCTTCACGCTCACAAAAGTCCAATATGGGTGTGATTGTCGAAGACATCGGCAACTGTCAAGTTAAATTCGCGCGATGCTGCAACCCTATTCCGGGCGATGATATTATCGGCTTTACCACCAAAGGACACGGCGTCAGCATCCATCGCCGCGACTGCGAAAACGTTAAACCTGACAACAGTGGGCGCTGGCTTTCCGTGCATTGGGCCGCGCAGCCCAGCAACAATTACCTCGTCCCCGTGCAAGTCAACGGCCGCAACCGCGACGGTTTGGTCGCCGATGTCGCGTCGGCGGTCAATACTCTCAAAGTCAATTTCACTGCTCTCAAAGCCGCAGCAACGGTCAACGATGAGATGATCATTGACATTGTGCTGCAAGTGTCCAGCATTGAAAGTCTGCAATCGGTGTTGAGCCAATTGCGGCGGGTCGAGGGATGCCAAGACGTGCGGCGGGTGTAG
- a CDS encoding NYN domain-containing protein: MPNKNDMRLAVLIDADNAPRTQLKSIMEEIAVHGTPTVKRIYGDWTSNTMDSWKDSLLHNAITPIQQYGYTKGKNSTDSAMIIDAMDILYSERVDGFCIVSSDSDFTRLATRLREAGMKVIGIGERKTPSPFIAACDKFIYIEIIRAAHAPKGNKPKPRHDTRQDKPAAQAAQAEQLHLTRDIIDALIDTIEDVADEDGWAYLGEVGTLLLKKQPSFDSRNYGFSKLTQLIQAIDDIEMEFRPNLIANNGQLIYVRTK; encoded by the coding sequence ATGCCAAACAAAAACGATATGCGGCTTGCCGTACTCATCGATGCCGACAACGCACCCCGCACACAACTGAAGTCCATTATGGAGGAGATTGCCGTTCACGGCACGCCCACAGTCAAGCGTATTTACGGCGACTGGACGAGCAATACCATGGACAGTTGGAAGGATTCATTGCTGCACAATGCTATTACGCCCATTCAGCAGTACGGCTATACCAAAGGCAAAAATTCTACCGACAGCGCCATGATTATTGACGCGATGGATATTCTCTACTCCGAACGTGTCGATGGCTTCTGCATTGTCAGCAGTGACAGTGATTTTACAAGACTTGCCACGCGACTGCGCGAGGCGGGCATGAAAGTTATTGGCATCGGCGAACGCAAAACCCCCTCCCCTTTTATCGCAGCATGTGATAAGTTTATCTATATTGAAATCATTCGCGCCGCCCATGCGCCTAAGGGCAACAAGCCCAAACCCCGGCATGACACACGACAGGATAAGCCTGCGGCACAGGCAGCACAGGCCGAGCAGCTACACCTCACGCGCGACATCATTGACGCATTGATTGACACCATTGAAGACGTCGCTGACGAAGACGGTTGGGCGTATTTAGGTGAAGTTGGGACGTTACTGCTCAAAAAACAACCATCGTTTGACTCGCGGAATTACGGGTTTAGCAAGCTGACCCAATTAATTCAAGCCATTGATGACATTGAGATGGAATTCCGGCCAAACCTAATTGCCAATAACGGGCAGCTCATCTATGTTCGCACGAAGTAG
- a CDS encoding metallophosphoesterase encodes MFARSRLTRKHLKVLIVLAVFLLILAIFLGSNLILRRVNYTVTLPRLPEAFDGMVIVHLSDLHMQRLSCDRLIRHIEQAGPDIIVFTGDLWSRPLQLNDRRTDAIGVFFDRLTAIAPTYFVTGNHDIAIRQFMPRVTPVLRQAGVVLLRNDYLPIARQTADGQTQAIYLAGIDDPLEWHRRDMIEYLRARIDDMADNEPFTLLLTHRYTRLRQYAENGFDLVLAGHSHGGSVRLPWIGPIFGTTRTFFPQHAEGISHMDDTVMVTSRGLASWFPPRFLTTAEVVVITLRSG; translated from the coding sequence ATGTTCGCACGAAGTAGATTGACCCGCAAACACCTGAAAGTGTTGATTGTTTTGGCTGTTTTTTTGCTAATTTTGGCCATTTTTTTGGGTTCAAACTTAATTTTACGTCGAGTTAACTATACGGTTACTCTACCGCGCCTGCCTGAGGCATTTGACGGCATGGTGATTGTGCATTTGTCTGATTTGCATATGCAACGCTTGTCTTGCGACCGCTTGATACGGCACATTGAACAGGCCGGGCCTGACATCATTGTTTTTACCGGCGATTTGTGGAGCCGCCCGCTGCAACTCAATGACCGACGCACAGATGCCATCGGCGTGTTTTTTGACCGTTTGACAGCCATCGCGCCGACATATTTTGTCACCGGCAACCACGACATTGCCATACGTCAATTTATGCCGCGCGTGACACCGGTTTTGCGGCAAGCCGGCGTTGTGTTACTGCGAAACGACTATCTGCCTATTGCACGCCAAACGGCTGACGGGCAGACGCAAGCCATCTATCTCGCCGGCATTGATGATCCGCTGGAATGGCACCGCCGTGACATGATTGAGTATTTGCGCGCACGCATTGACGACATGGCCGACAACGAGCCGTTCACCTTGCTTTTGACGCACCGCTATACTCGATTGCGACAATATGCCGAAAATGGTTTCGACCTTGTGTTGGCGGGACATTCGCACGGCGGCAGTGTTCGATTACCATGGATTGGTCCGATTTTTGGCACGACACGCACCTTTTTCCCGCAACACGCCGAAGGCATTTCTCATATGGATGACACTGTGATGGTAACCAGCCGCGGGCTGGCCTCTTGGTTCCCGCCGCGCTTTTTGACCACTGCAGAAGTAGTGGTGATTACGTTACGCAGCGGTTGA
- a CDS encoding topoisomerase IV — protein sequence MPQVEGMQAEIIDQPITQTLEKNFMPYAMSVIVSRAIPELDGFKPSHRKLLYTMYKQGLLSGARTKSANIVGETMKLNPHGDGAIYETMVRLSRGYGALLHPLVDSKGNFGKVYSRDMAYAASRYTEAKLDGICSEIFGDIDKGTVDFVDSYDHKTKEPTLLPTTFPNILVSANQGIAVGMASMMCGFNLREVCETTVAYLKNPSHDLLSTLPAPDFPTGGEIIYDPVAMREIYETGRGSFKVRARWHYDKKNNTVEITELPYTTTIEAVIDKIADLIKQGKLREVSDTRDETDLSGLKIAIELKRGVDSDKLMAKLFKLTTLRDSFACNFNVLVNGMPQVLGVGGLLREWSAWRMECVRKRVTHELGVKQRKLHLLKGLAAILLDIDKAINIIRNTREEDEVVPNLMIGFGIDVEQAEFVAEIKLRNINRAYIVRRAEEIEVLQIAVADLQAILADEKRIRKIIIEELMAVAKKYGRDRLTGMTEETELAEEEVIIEVEDYPVHVFVSKEGYFKKITPLSLRMSGEQKYKEGDGLAMTATASNREEILVFTDKAQVYKSRLSDFSDAKASVLGDYLPTKLQMEDGESVLAVVLPRDYSKWLLILFDNGKCARIAMNAYDTKQNRKKLTGAYHEKSLPVAFLPLDEECELVAMSTEGRAIAFQSASLAPKATRSTQGVGVLTVKTKYKAASVVRAEDAGITNIARHRVRSLPAAGLLVRAEDRGEVQVTMEG from the coding sequence ATGCCCCAAGTTGAGGGTATGCAAGCCGAAATTATTGACCAGCCGATTACCCAGACGCTGGAAAAAAACTTTATGCCCTATGCCATGAGCGTGATTGTCAGTCGTGCCATTCCCGAACTGGATGGTTTTAAGCCGAGCCATCGTAAGCTGTTGTATACTATGTACAAGCAAGGTTTGTTGTCTGGCGCGCGTACGAAGTCGGCCAATATTGTCGGCGAAACGATGAAGCTCAACCCGCATGGTGACGGGGCGATTTACGAAACGATGGTGCGCTTGTCACGCGGGTATGGTGCGTTGCTGCACCCACTGGTGGACTCCAAAGGCAACTTCGGCAAGGTTTATTCGCGCGATATGGCATACGCTGCATCGCGCTATACCGAGGCAAAACTCGATGGAATTTGCAGTGAGATTTTCGGTGATATTGATAAGGGGACTGTTGATTTTGTTGACTCCTACGACCACAAAACAAAAGAGCCGACGCTGTTACCGACAACATTTCCGAATATTTTAGTTAGTGCAAATCAAGGCATTGCAGTTGGTATGGCATCGATGATGTGTGGCTTTAATTTGCGTGAAGTGTGCGAAACCACGGTGGCATACCTGAAAAATCCTTCGCATGATTTGTTGTCGACGTTACCGGCGCCTGATTTTCCGACCGGCGGCGAGATTATCTATGACCCGGTTGCTATGCGTGAGATTTACGAAACAGGGCGCGGCAGCTTTAAGGTGCGTGCACGCTGGCATTACGACAAGAAAAACAACACGGTTGAAATCACGGAACTGCCTTATACGACAACGATTGAGGCGGTGATTGATAAGATTGCCGACCTGATTAAGCAGGGTAAGTTGCGCGAGGTCAGCGACACGCGCGATGAAACTGATCTGTCGGGCTTGAAGATTGCCATTGAATTGAAACGTGGCGTTGATTCTGATAAACTTATGGCGAAATTGTTTAAATTAACGACCTTGCGAGACTCATTTGCCTGCAACTTCAACGTACTGGTCAATGGCATGCCGCAGGTGCTGGGTGTGGGCGGATTGCTGCGCGAATGGTCGGCGTGGCGTATGGAATGTGTACGCAAGCGCGTGACACATGAGTTGGGCGTCAAGCAACGAAAACTGCACTTACTCAAAGGGTTAGCGGCGATTTTGCTCGATATTGATAAGGCGATTAACATTATTCGGAACACGCGGGAAGAGGATGAGGTTGTGCCAAACTTGATGATTGGCTTTGGTATTGACGTTGAGCAGGCTGAATTTGTAGCTGAAATCAAACTACGTAACATCAACCGTGCTTATATCGTGCGACGCGCGGAAGAAATCGAAGTTTTACAAATTGCAGTGGCTGATCTACAGGCAATTTTGGCGGATGAAAAGCGTATTCGCAAGATTATTATTGAGGAATTGATGGCGGTTGCCAAGAAATACGGACGAGATCGCCTGACCGGCATGACGGAAGAAACAGAGCTTGCTGAAGAAGAAGTCATCATAGAAGTCGAGGATTATCCAGTGCATGTTTTCGTGTCGAAAGAGGGGTATTTTAAGAAAATTACACCGCTTTCATTACGTATGAGTGGTGAACAAAAGTATAAAGAGGGCGATGGCTTGGCTATGACGGCCACAGCATCTAACCGTGAGGAGATCTTGGTGTTTACCGATAAAGCACAGGTGTATAAGTCGCGGCTGAGTGATTTTTCAGACGCAAAAGCTAGTGTTTTGGGAGATTATTTGCCAACAAAGTTGCAAATGGAGGATGGCGAGAGTGTGCTTGCCGTTGTGTTGCCGCGCGATTACAGCAAGTGGCTGTTGATTTTGTTTGATAATGGAAAATGCGCGAGGATTGCTATGAATGCCTATGATACCAAGCAGAATCGAAAGAAATTGACGGGCGCGTATCATGAAAAGAGCCTTCCCGTAGCGTTTTTGCCACTGGATGAGGAGTGCGAGCTGGTCGCCATGTCAACCGAGGGGCGTGCCATTGCCTTTCAGTCGGCCAGTCTTGCGCCCAAGGCGACGCGCAGCACCCAAGGCGTAGGTGTGTTGACTGTCAAGACAAAATACAAGGCGGCATCTGTTGTGCGGGCAGAGGATGCCGGCATCACCAACATTGCGCGGCATCGTGTGCGCAGCTTGCCGGCGGCCGGGCTTCTTGTGCGGGCGGAGGATAGGGGCGAAGTGCAGGTGACGATGGAGGGTTAA
- the recJ gene encoding single-stranded-DNA-specific exonuclease RecJ, translating into MKHWNILAQSDGQPLLRQLFDLRQPDGDFDEYANPSPSQLESPELLPDLVRAAARLTVAMEQGKKITVYGDFDVDGITSVVMLLDWLRSRQADCDWYIPERRAEGYGLHVAAVEELHRKGTQMIVTVDTGITNFEAVDRAIALGIDVIITDHHEVRERLPRAVAIVNPQREEYQGCAQLAGVGVVFQLLRYLENDDNAIMTRYGALAALGTVADIMPMSHHNRALIHLGLRALDAGNYSGLNALLSHSGISGRVSAATMGFTLAPRINAAGRMGNVGIAVELLLNPLSFSTTDNLAKELCALNHERQQVERQLFDRTLAEVDAQKNSPVLLLVGHDWHPGVIGIVASRLMDKTGKPVFMISLEEGIGKGSSRAKKDFHLVEALTANAHLLANYGGHELAAGFVIEERHIEAFHRGLCDFANQLPQLPQQEDLLIDLELAPRELTMPNALGLRQGEPYGKGNASPLFCVRDLRVSAIQALGGGKHTRFTLSHHAVPGMNFTAVWFGAGTAALPYVAGDGVDIAFALEINSFRGKNSLQLLVSDMRPDGCTRGLRSLHGGQSLDCDARLSLAVNREFIALIWRALLTFDGVPMNWAVWHQLTGVTSRERICVGLEILQQVKLITWHERNGEVVATMDKSVSARLENSAYWQLLQENH; encoded by the coding sequence ATGAAGCATTGGAATATTTTAGCGCAATCTGACGGGCAGCCCTTGCTGCGGCAACTGTTCGATTTACGGCAGCCGGACGGCGATTTCGACGAGTACGCCAACCCCTCACCGTCACAGCTTGAATCACCGGAACTGCTCCCCGACTTGGTACGCGCTGCGGCACGGTTGACTGTTGCCATGGAGCAAGGCAAAAAAATCACTGTTTACGGCGACTTTGACGTCGATGGCATCACCTCTGTCGTTATGCTGCTCGACTGGTTGCGCAGCAGACAGGCAGATTGCGACTGGTATATTCCCGAGCGCCGTGCCGAGGGTTACGGCTTACATGTTGCCGCAGTCGAAGAGCTACACCGCAAAGGCACACAAATGATTGTCACCGTTGACACCGGCATCACCAACTTTGAGGCGGTTGACCGCGCCATTGCCTTAGGCATTGACGTCATCATTACCGACCATCACGAAGTGCGTGAACGATTGCCACGCGCAGTTGCCATCGTCAATCCGCAACGCGAAGAGTATCAAGGCTGTGCGCAATTGGCAGGCGTAGGTGTTGTGTTTCAACTGCTCCGCTATTTAGAAAACGACGACAACGCCATCATGACACGCTACGGTGCTCTTGCCGCATTGGGCACAGTTGCCGACATCATGCCCATGAGCCACCATAACCGCGCGTTGATACATTTGGGGCTGAGAGCCTTGGATGCAGGCAACTATTCGGGACTGAATGCCCTGCTATCGCACAGCGGTATCAGCGGGCGCGTCAGTGCTGCAACAATGGGGTTTACGCTGGCGCCGCGCATCAATGCCGCCGGCCGTATGGGCAATGTGGGTATCGCTGTTGAATTGCTGCTCAACCCGCTTTCGTTCTCCACGACAGATAATTTGGCCAAAGAATTGTGTGCGCTGAATCACGAGCGCCAGCAAGTTGAGCGCCAACTTTTTGACCGTACGCTGGCCGAGGTTGACGCGCAAAAAAACAGCCCGGTTTTACTATTGGTCGGGCATGACTGGCATCCGGGCGTAATTGGCATCGTGGCGTCGCGACTGATGGATAAGACAGGTAAGCCGGTTTTCATGATCAGCCTTGAAGAGGGCATTGGCAAAGGCAGCTCGCGGGCGAAAAAAGATTTTCACTTGGTTGAAGCACTAACGGCAAACGCACACTTACTTGCCAACTATGGCGGACATGAGTTGGCGGCCGGGTTTGTCATTGAAGAGCGGCACATTGAGGCGTTTCATCGAGGATTATGTGACTTTGCAAATCAACTGCCGCAATTGCCGCAACAGGAGGACCTGCTCATTGACTTGGAACTGGCGCCGCGTGAACTCACTATGCCGAACGCGTTGGGTTTACGGCAAGGCGAGCCTTACGGCAAAGGTAATGCCAGCCCGCTGTTCTGTGTGCGTGACCTGCGCGTGTCGGCGATACAGGCGTTGGGCGGCGGCAAGCATACACGCTTTACGCTGTCTCATCACGCGGTGCCCGGCATGAATTTCACCGCCGTTTGGTTCGGTGCGGGAACAGCCGCGTTGCCGTATGTCGCAGGCGATGGCGTTGATATTGCGTTTGCATTGGAAATCAACTCATTTCGCGGTAAGAACTCATTGCAACTGCTCGTCAGCGATATGCGCCCTGACGGCTGTACGCGCGGGTTACGGTCATTGCATGGTGGACAATCGCTCGACTGTGATGCAAGGCTAAGTTTGGCAGTCAACCGCGAATTTATCGCACTCATCTGGCGGGCGCTGCTTACATTTGACGGTGTGCCAATGAACTGGGCGGTGTGGCATCAACTGACAGGCGTCACATCACGCGAACGCATCTGCGTTGGATTGGAGATTTTGCAGCAGGTGAAATTAATTACATGGCACGAACGCAACGGCGAAGTTGTTGCGACGATGGATAAGAGCGTGTCGGCGAGGTTAGAAAACTCAGCGTATTGGCAATTGTTACAGGAGAATCACTAA
- a CDS encoding sigma-70 family RNA polymerase sigma factor: MNDNRILQYIESVYRFCLKRLSSHADAEDLAQDILLCVLQGLRRSDVTNLDGYVWRIAHNRYARLISERKHDVVVLCGGEMLDAIPVETTEPLNEAQQVVFQALHSLRAMYRDIMVAYYVHKLDIRTIATRYELSPEVVKWRLHVGRERIRERMSVMEKNYEKIKMHVMCNGAFNPNKYLDTQLYKAIAKACYDTPLTIEQISLTTGMPTLYLEEALEYMVYGDAIEQIKGKYVTNFIITTAAQRQVAMQGLSDDVINEATDALLNYINDTEVQLRQIGFYGNDFPMSHLLHILIPKLIYSASDIGNDIESIKYEEKFMRKDGGWGVFIVNEGIECIDSSFAGQNEYLYNNECGESGKIHYYWSGDAFNDRLNQYLRNPKFCLDALNADNTLLFGNDSDVADAIENGMCEERGGRIVPSIPIFSCEQYNKFGDWSQGCKVLDVIWNKWVSMLREVYEADTPRRLRNQIDSNVLSTAHNFGIYILQALRKRGLADESKVDEVFTKGILCVRE, translated from the coding sequence ATGAATGATAACAGGATATTGCAATACATTGAGTCGGTGTATCGTTTCTGCCTCAAACGGCTATCTTCCCATGCTGACGCTGAGGATTTGGCACAGGATATTTTATTATGTGTGCTGCAAGGTTTACGGCGCAGTGATGTTACTAATTTGGACGGTTATGTTTGGCGCATTGCGCACAACCGATATGCACGATTGATAAGCGAGCGGAAACATGATGTCGTTGTGCTGTGTGGGGGCGAAATGTTGGATGCAATTCCCGTAGAAACGACCGAGCCGCTGAATGAAGCACAGCAGGTTGTTTTTCAAGCTTTGCACAGCTTGCGGGCGATGTACCGTGATATTATGGTCGCCTATTATGTTCATAAACTCGACATCCGAACGATTGCGACGCGATATGAATTATCGCCAGAGGTAGTCAAGTGGCGACTTCATGTCGGGCGCGAAAGAATACGAGAAAGGATGAGCGTTATGGAAAAAAACTATGAAAAAATCAAAATGCACGTTATGTGCAATGGCGCATTTAATCCCAACAAATATCTTGACACACAGTTATACAAAGCTATTGCAAAAGCGTGCTACGACACGCCGTTGACCATTGAGCAAATCAGCTTAACGACTGGCATGCCGACATTGTACTTAGAGGAGGCGCTGGAATATATGGTTTACGGTGACGCAATTGAGCAAATCAAAGGCAAATATGTTACAAATTTCATCATCACGACGGCTGCGCAACGACAAGTAGCGATGCAGGGTCTTAGTGACGATGTCATCAACGAGGCGACAGACGCATTACTAAATTACATCAACGACACTGAAGTGCAACTTCGTCAAATTGGTTTCTATGGCAATGATTTTCCTATGAGCCATTTGCTCCATATCCTCATACCCAAGCTGATCTATAGTGCGTCAGACATTGGCAATGATATCGAAAGTATAAAGTATGAGGAAAAATTTATGCGTAAAGACGGTGGCTGGGGTGTGTTTATCGTCAACGAAGGAATTGAATGCATTGACAGCAGTTTTGCGGGGCAGAATGAATATCTTTACAACAACGAATGCGGAGAAAGCGGAAAAATACATTATTATTGGAGCGGTGACGCTTTTAATGATAGGTTGAATCAATATTTGCGAAATCCGAAATTTTGTCTTGACGCACTCAACGCAGATAACACATTGCTATTTGGAAATGATAGTGATGTAGCAGATGCAATAGAAAATGGAATGTGTGAAGAACGAGGCGGACGAATTGTGCCGAGCATTCCGATTTTCAGCTGCGAACAATACAATAAATTCGGCGACTGGTCACAAGGATGTAAGGTGTTAGATGTTATCTGGAATAAATGGGTGAGTATGTTGCGTGAAGTGTATGAGGCTGACACACCCAGGCGATTGCGCAACCAGATTGACAGTAATGTACTCAGTACGGCACACAATTTTGGCATATATATTCTGCAAGCATTGCGCAAGCGCGGCTTGGCGGACGAGTCGAAAGTTGATGAGGTGTTTACTAAAGGGATTCTTTGTGTACGCGAATAA